TCGGCCCACACAAATCCAACAGGTACGAAATGCGATTAGAAAGAATGCTGCTCGTCGCCCCTGTGTTCGTGTGAACATCGATCAGTTCCGGAGCATCCAGTTGCAGCGTGCCGTAATCGTGGCTCGACGCACCCACGTACACGCCAACCTGCTCACCCCGCAAACGGCTCGGCGCGATCCCCGCATCCTCAATCGCCTCCCAAGCGGTTTCCAGCAGCCAGCGTTGCTGAGGATCCATCCGCGCCGCCTCACGAGGCGAAATCCCCCAAAAACCCGCGTCAAACTCCTTCAACTGAGACACAAAACCACCGCGACGACTCAGCACCCGCCCCTTGGCCGCGGCATCCGCGTGATGGAACCGATCCAGATCCCATCGATCCGCCGGCACATCCTGCAGCGCATCCTGCCCCGAAATCAACAGATCCCACAACGCCTCAACATCATGGATCCCACCGGGCAATCGGCACCCAATCCCGACAATCGCCACCGAATCCCCAGACGGTTGGCTCAGCGGTTCACTCTCTTCTTGAGCCATGAACAGATACATCCTGTGTCGTGTTACGAAGTCGCTGATAGCAAATCAAACCGAGATCATAACAAACCGAGATCAATCTGAACGCGCCCACTAAGACGACTCACACCACAAGCGATGTTACCCGGCATCCTATCGGGAAGCCTCTATCACTGGAGACTGCTGATTTAACGAGCGGTTTCGGCGTTAGTAGCTTGTTGATTTAACCAGCCGTTTAGGCGTTAGCATCGGTTGCGAAACCAGTAACCGGGGCTAACGCCCAAACGGCTCACTTTTGAATGCTAAAAGCCGACTAATTCGGCAGTCTCCAATACAACCGGGTTGGTTTACTCGACCTCGGTATTCGCCATTCAACGCGTTATCAGCCAGCTCGCGAGATCCACGTCTAGAAGTCCACTTCCACCGACGGATCCGTCTTCGAAACCGGGATCAGGGATCTGAATTTCAAACCACACAACCGCCGTTTTGCACAAGTGTCCACCTACACCAAACAAGTGAACATCTAAACCCAACCTTTTGGAAAACTTCCGTACTCTCTAGTAGCTTCCATTCTGCCGCAACCTCACATCCCACCCGTTCACTTCTCGCCCCTCTGAAAAACACATTGAAGCTCGATATCTCACCAAACTAGCCGCCCACTCGGCCACACTCCAACTCGATCATACCCAGCAAAATCAACCTCTTATCACAAAAAACCCAAAAACCACCGATTTCCTGAGTACTTATTGCCCAGCAATGGTGAGCCACTTTCTCAATTGCTAACAGCACAGGGACCTGTCCACTCCATTTGGATAGACCTCAAAAACCCTTCGTATGGGGTATTCGGAATTTCTCAATTAAAATGCTTGCCCTACCTATACCACCCAGCTAGGATCTTCGCTGCCTCCCCCACTACACACCCCCTGTTCGGCATTCCTGCATTGGGAAATACTAGGAAAATCACGGCCGCATTCGCCATCCGTTCAGTCGGGTTGGGCGGCTTGCCATGTTCATTTCGGCACTCGATCGAAACGATGGCTCCAGTTTTTCCAGATCGAAATTGCCCAGCCGAAAAAGATTCATTCAGAAGGGGTTCGGCGGACCGTCATCCTGGAAATGAAATTCACGACGAAGCACGTTTGACCGTTTCCGGATTCAGAAATTGCCTTGAGCAATCCGCGTCTGAAAGCTTGGCGCCCTTCTCAACCGGCCGCCTTCTGTGCACTCGCACTTCACTCTCACCGCGCGAGAATCACGCAAGGGCAATACCGGTCATCAGGCGGCCCTTCGCCTACGCAGAACGAACTAACGCCTACCCGCCATCTGGTGCTCTTCAACTGCCAAAAAGTCACCTGCTTGCGCCACCGTAAACGCCTCAATTTTCATTTCCCGCTACTTCCCCGCCTATCCAGTCCCAACCTGATTTGCTGGCGGCGATTTGCCGCCCGATCCCACTACACCGCCTTTATTTTCTGCTCGAGAGTATCCATGTCGATTCGCCCCAGTCACCACAACTTCGCCGGCCGCACTCAAAACACCTCCGCCGCTCGCATGCAGAAAATGAGGGAGCGTTTCAACCGCTGGGAACACAAAGCGAACGAACGCAAGGCGATGTTCCTCGAGCGTCAAAAAGCCCGCGTCGAGCGATATCGCAACGCCTTCGCGGGAAGCTGGATCAGCAAAATCGGCCTCGGCCTGATCGCCATCTGGAACTTCATCACCAACCCACCGTTCTTCGTCAAAATCGAAAAGCGTCCCGCCGTCGCCTTCACTGCGATGCTTCCCTGGGGCATCAGCTTCTCCCGCGCTGATACTAAGAATACCCGCCGTCAAAGCACCACCCGCAACCGACTCACACCTGAAACGCTAGAGCAACGTCAGTTGCTTGCTGCGGATATTACTGGCGTAGACGACTACCTAGGCACCGAAGTTGCTAGTTTCACCGACAACCCAGCCAATGCTGTCGATACGGCTAGCACTAACGATGCGACTCCAACAATCAGTGGAACGCTGGATGGGACCGATCCCGCACATCTACACTTTCAAGATTCTAGTTCCGCTACGGTTGCTGGCGATATTACCGTTAGCGAAGTAGCTGGCGGTCCGAACACCTGGACATTTACGCCAACATCCGCGTTGGCGGATGGCGAAACGATTTCGGTGGTGGAAAGTGCTACCGCTCCGTCCACCTTTATGGCTGAGGATTCCGTAACCATTTCGTTCGAAGCGTCAATTGATGTCGCTGCAAACGAAAGCATCCAGGCTGCTATCGACGCGGCCCCCGCTGGCACCACCATCAATCTAGCTGCGACAACCTACACTGAAGCGATTTCGATCACCAAGCCAATGAAGCTAGTCGGCCATTCGTCGGGCACGACGATCGATGCCGATGGCTCCGCGTATGCAATTCATGTCACCGATGGTGCAGACGATGTTACGATCGAAAACTTGACGGTCACCGGTGCAAGCTACTACGGCATTCACACGAACGGTCCGACCGGAATCGAAAACCTGACGATCACAGATGTCACGGCGACCAGCAACGGTCGCACGGGTATCGATCTGAACCGCGTCGAAACAGGGTCGGTTACAGGCAGTTCCGCAACCAACAATGGTGGCTTTGGGCTCTCAATCTCTTCGGGCAGCAACATCACCATCACGGATCTCGTGGAATCAGACAACATTTGGGGCGGCGTCGGCATCTTTCCCTCCGCACCGGCGTCTGGTGTAAACAACAGCGAGGCATTCCCAACCGGCATTGCGTTCGATGGAGCGAGCACCAGCGTTCCTGGCGGATTTCATGTCCAGCCTAAGCAGCATGTTGGCACATTCTCGGTCAGTACTGATGGAGGTGCAGCCGACATCAAGCTTCCAGCATCTCACGCAGCGATGGTGTACTCGTTCCGGACGGACACAAATAACAACAATACTCTGGCCAATTTTGAGTACGTGTCTGGGAATCCATCAGACGTTGTCCTTGCCAAGGATGATCCAACCGACCGTTTCACATTCGCCGACATCTACATCAAAAACACCTCGACCGGTGACTTCACTGTTTCGCCATCGCTCTCGATACAGACCGCAATAGACGAAGCGGATGCCGGTGCAACAATCCATATCGAGCCGGCTGACTACTCTGAAAGTCTCTCGGTTACCAAACCGATCGTTTTACAGGGAGATCCAATTGGCGGAATCCACCTCATGCCAGGTGCTGCTGGCGACAATGTCATCACCATCCCCAGCAACTACGCAGGCACCGGCCAAGTCAAGCTTCAGAACATTGAAGTTAAGGATGCCACCGCAGGCGGATCGGGCTTAGTCGTTGCAGCAGGTGCTCATGTCGATTCCTTGGTTATCGACGGTAGCAAATTCAACGATAACGCATTCCAAGGTGTGGCGATTTACGGCACCGCTTCGGCTCCATCGACCGTCTCAGTCACGATTTCAGACAGTTACTTCAATCGTAACGGTGGTCCAACATCGTCTTCAGGCGACGGTGACTTGGTGTTTTTCCAACACACCGGCGATGTAACTCTATCGAATATTTTCATCACCGGAAAAACCAGCAGCCCGGCTGAAAATGCGATTCAGTTCCGCAGTGATAACGGGTCCATGGGAACCGTTTCGATCAACGATGTCTCCATTGATGGAAGCTATGAAAAAGTCCCGTTGGCGATCTACAGTTTCAGCTCGATCTCGAGACTGACAGGATCTTCTAACGCCAACAATGCGATTTCTGCAACCAGCACCGGATGGATGAAGGCCGTCAATATCGAGTCTGGTGGTGACATTGACTTCACCGCCCTCGGATTCGACGTTATGTCCAACCAGCCTGTAGAACTTCAAGGCGACTCAGGCACCAATGCCATCACCGGCGGAACTGAAGACAACCTGATTCGAGGCGGTGAGGGAAATGACACTCTCGTCGGCGACCTCGGCGATGATGTTGCGATCTACACCGGCAGTCGTACCGACTACACGCTCGGCTTAACAGCAAACTCGTCTGGCTTTGTCACCGGCTTCACGTCAGTCAAAGACATCAACGCAACCGATGGCGATGAGGGAACGGATGCGCTGTCGGGTATCGAAGTCCTCTACTTCGCAAGTAACTCCGGCGTAACGACCGACGATATCGCCCTAAATCTAGCCGACCAAGTCCAGCTTTTTGATGCCAACGACAAGTTAGTCGCCACTTTTGGTGGCATGGACTTGGACGCTGCGAAGAGCGCTGTCTTGGCTTCAGATTCAGAGGGGCTGTTCGCTCGCTTCAACGATGGCACCAGCTTCGTCATCAAATCCATTGTCGAGGATAACGGCTCCAATATTTTTGTTGACGCGGATGCCTCTGACGTTTTGGAAAGCCAGCTCGACCAAGCTGCGGGCAGTGGCGGAACAGGGCAAGTTGAGATCGATTTGCCAGAATCCTCCGACGGCAGTAACCCGTTGCAAACCTTTGCCGCAAACTTGGCAAATACGTCCAGCGCGGGTGACGGAGCTGTCAACGTCACCGTTAATGTACCTGCGTCACTAAACGCGGCAGACTTGACGCTCGATGTTCCCGACGATGTCGTTCTGACAATCAACCTAGAAGGTCAAACGATCGGTGGCGAAGCATTAGAGACGAATGAAGCGAATCAACCATCCATCAAAGTCACTGGCGGCAACGTTAAACTGACTGGTAGCGCAACGATCAGCAGTGCTGGCACCGCACCGGCAATTTCCGTCACCGGCGGCACATTGTCGGTCAATGGAGCGTTGTCATTGAACGGAGGCAGCATTGAGGTGGCGAACGGCGGAACTTTGGGCGGCTCAGGCACAATCAACGGCAATGTTGTCGTAGCAACGGGTGCAACTCACGCGCCAGGAAACAGCATTGCCATACAATCATCGGGAAACTACACCCTCTCAAGCGATCTAGACATCGAGATTCAGGGCCCCTACGCGACCGCTGGCACCGACTATGACCAAGTCAATGTGACGGGGACCGTGGTGCTGAACAGCGGGGCTACACTAAATCTGATTGACTATATGTCAGGTGCAGCGCTGGACGACGATGATGAAGTCATGGTCATCATCAATAACGATCTTGCCGATGCAGTCTCGGGTACGTTTGACTCGCTACCTGAGGGAGCGACAGTTGGCGTCGGAGGCTTCACCGGCCGGATCAGCTATGTCGGCGGCGATGGAAACGATGTTGTACTGTACGGCGATACGGTTAACCCCACGATCAGCACATTGATTCTTAGTGACACTGAGATCACTGAAGCAGACGATGCGATGACCGTCACTTTGACGATCACTTTCGACGAGTCGATGGACAATTTGTCAACGCCGCTCGTAACTTCCAACGCGACGACCACACTGACCAACAGCACAGGGGCTTGGCTTGGGGCCGGACCGTACACGAAGTATCAAGTCACCTACACGGTCGCCGATGCAGAAGTAGATCTTGATAACGTCATGTTCGATGTTTCTGGCGCCAAAGATGTTGCCGGGAACACGATGACGGCGGTCACTGGTCAATCGACCGATACGGTATCGTCGATCGACACGATTGCTCCCAACGCGACACCAACAGGAAAAACGATCGACGAGAATCCTGCGGCTGGACTCGTCCTAGAAACGTTGCCGGCAACCGAGACAGGTGGCGATGCACTGGCTTATTCACTCTCGCAGACCACCGGATCAACCGTTCCATTCACCGCCTTCGCATTGACGGGCACTGATAGCAATGTTCTCGAAGTTGCCAATGCGAGCTTCTTTGACTTCGAGGCATCCGAGCTTCCCAAGGTCGATATCACGGTAACCGACCCGGCCGGAAACTCCACCACCACGACCTACACAGTCACGCTCAGCAATATCAACGACGCGCCTGAGGACTCGACTGCCGGAACATCGGTCACCGCGCAAACAATCGCCGAGCGAGCCGACACCAACGACGCTGCCGAGAATGCCACGCCATTTGGCACCAGTGGAAACATCTTCTTCCACGATGATGATTTGAGCGATAGTCATAGCGTCACTTCAACGCCCGGTTCCATCTCCAAGCCGAGCCATCTTGCTGCGGGTGCCTTGGGGATTTTTGGTGCGGGATCCCCAAATGCTGAAACTGGGGACGGTGAATGGAGTGTCCTTTGGACATTCACGATTGGATCGCCACTACCACCAGCAACGCAAGCAGCTCAGATGGCCCAGATCGATTCCTTGGCCGATGGTGAGCAGATTGTCCAAAACTATACCGTCACGATTACCGATGACGCAGGAACCCCGTCCAATCCTTCCGATGACCTGAGTCTCGTAACAAACGTCGTGGTCACGATCACCGGCACCAATGACGATCCGACGATCACGGTCGAAACGGGTGACAGTGCAGCGGCACCACTAACGGAATCCGATTTAGGACAAACCGCCAGTGGTACGTTAAGCGTCGAAGACCTGGACGTAACCGATGAAGTGATTACTGCAGTTGATAGTGTGGCGGTCACCGGCACCGGTTCGGGTAGCGTTCCCACGGCGTTGGACAATGCGACGCTCAAGGGTTACATGAGTGTCGATATGGGCAACGTCATCGACAACTCCAACACTGAGGGGGCGATCAACTGGGACTTTGACAGCAACGGCGAAGCGTTCGATTTCCTGGCTGATGGCGAGACGTTGATTCTGACTTACCAAATTAGTGCCAGCGATGGCTTCACCGGCGGAACCGATGCCACACAGGATGTGGTTGTTACGATCACAGGTAGCAATGATGATCCGATCTTGGGTTTTGTTCAGGGATTTGAAACGGATACTGCTGACGTATTCACCTTGAGTGATTACGGGGCGATCACTGGCCCAGTAGCTTCAGGCACCAATGGAATCCCCGCAGCCAGTGGTTCCAGCTACGCCGTCGTTACCGAAGCGGATGCTGATCCAGACACAGGTCCATTCACTCGCTTTGGCGGTTACACCAATGAGTTCATTGATGGTCAAGTAGCCAGTGTTGATGTTTATCTCGATACGAGTTGGATCGCAGATCAGAGCTTCCAGTATTCCGTAGCTGCCAACAACCAAGTTGGCACACACCTTCACGATTTTGGGTTCCAGGTTCGGTCTGATGGAAACGGCAACATTGAAGTGGGGGCATCCAATGGTGCAACCCAAGTTCCGTTGACATCAACACCTGCCAATGCAGTCACGGTATCGACCAGTGGTTGGTACACGCTGAAGCATGTGTTCAATGATGAGTCCGGTGTCCTTTCGGTTGATATGATTTTGATCAACAAGGCGTCGGGCGAATCTCTGGATGTTGCGACTCTGTCGAATCCAACTGAGATGATCGCAACAGATGTCGGTGGTATCCGTTACGGATGGTTCACCGACATAAGCTTGGACAACGGACTGGCGATCGACAACCTAACACTGGGAGCGTTCGACGGTGAAGTGACGGAAGTTGCTGACGGGGTCGCAAATGAAGAGACCACGACCTACACCGCCAGCGGTGGGATTAAGTTCTCGGACACGGATTTGACCGACGTTCATTCCATCACGGCGACGCCCGGTGCCACCGGATACATTGGAATCTTCACTCCATTGATCACCAACGCTGCCACAGGTAGCGGCCAGGGTGCCGTAGGCTGGACATTCACAGCCAATAATAGCGAGTTTGATTATCTCGCCGATGGCGAGCAATTGGTCCAAACGTACGTTGTCACGGTGGATGACAACGAAGGTGCTACGGCAAGCCAAACGGTTACTGTTACCATCACTGGAAGCGATGATGACCCGACAATTTCGCTGGTCGGCAGTGATAGTGCTGCTGAAGGCTTGATCGAAACCAATGACGAGTTGGCGGTAACCGGCACGTTGAGCGTGGAAGACTT
This genomic interval from Neorhodopirellula lusitana contains the following:
- a CDS encoding VCBS domain-containing protein, yielding MSIRPSHHNFAGRTQNTSAARMQKMRERFNRWEHKANERKAMFLERQKARVERYRNAFAGSWISKIGLGLIAIWNFITNPPFFVKIEKRPAVAFTAMLPWGISFSRADTKNTRRQSTTRNRLTPETLEQRQLLAADITGVDDYLGTEVASFTDNPANAVDTASTNDATPTISGTLDGTDPAHLHFQDSSSATVAGDITVSEVAGGPNTWTFTPTSALADGETISVVESATAPSTFMAEDSVTISFEASIDVAANESIQAAIDAAPAGTTINLAATTYTEAISITKPMKLVGHSSGTTIDADGSAYAIHVTDGADDVTIENLTVTGASYYGIHTNGPTGIENLTITDVTATSNGRTGIDLNRVETGSVTGSSATNNGGFGLSISSGSNITITDLVESDNIWGGVGIFPSAPASGVNNSEAFPTGIAFDGASTSVPGGFHVQPKQHVGTFSVSTDGGAADIKLPASHAAMVYSFRTDTNNNNTLANFEYVSGNPSDVVLAKDDPTDRFTFADIYIKNTSTGDFTVSPSLSIQTAIDEADAGATIHIEPADYSESLSVTKPIVLQGDPIGGIHLMPGAAGDNVITIPSNYAGTGQVKLQNIEVKDATAGGSGLVVAAGAHVDSLVIDGSKFNDNAFQGVAIYGTASAPSTVSVTISDSYFNRNGGPTSSSGDGDLVFFQHTGDVTLSNIFITGKTSSPAENAIQFRSDNGSMGTVSINDVSIDGSYEKVPLAIYSFSSISRLTGSSNANNAISATSTGWMKAVNIESGGDIDFTALGFDVMSNQPVELQGDSGTNAITGGTEDNLIRGGEGNDTLVGDLGDDVAIYTGSRTDYTLGLTANSSGFVTGFTSVKDINATDGDEGTDALSGIEVLYFASNSGVTTDDIALNLADQVQLFDANDKLVATFGGMDLDAAKSAVLASDSEGLFARFNDGTSFVIKSIVEDNGSNIFVDADASDVLESQLDQAAGSGGTGQVEIDLPESSDGSNPLQTFAANLANTSSAGDGAVNVTVNVPASLNAADLTLDVPDDVVLTINLEGQTIGGEALETNEANQPSIKVTGGNVKLTGSATISSAGTAPAISVTGGTLSVNGALSLNGGSIEVANGGTLGGSGTINGNVVVATGATHAPGNSIAIQSSGNYTLSSDLDIEIQGPYATAGTDYDQVNVTGTVVLNSGATLNLIDYMSGAALDDDDEVMVIINNDLADAVSGTFDSLPEGATVGVGGFTGRISYVGGDGNDVVLYGDTVNPTISTLILSDTEITEADDAMTVTLTITFDESMDNLSTPLVTSNATTTLTNSTGAWLGAGPYTKYQVTYTVADAEVDLDNVMFDVSGAKDVAGNTMTAVTGQSTDTVSSIDTIAPNATPTGKTIDENPAAGLVLETLPATETGGDALAYSLSQTTGSTVPFTAFALTGTDSNVLEVANASFFDFEASELPKVDITVTDPAGNSTTTTYTVTLSNINDAPEDSTAGTSVTAQTIAERADTNDAAENATPFGTSGNIFFHDDDLSDSHSVTSTPGSISKPSHLAAGALGIFGAGSPNAETGDGEWSVLWTFTIGSPLPPATQAAQMAQIDSLADGEQIVQNYTVTITDDAGTPSNPSDDLSLVTNVVVTITGTNDDPTITVETGDSAAAPLTESDLGQTASGTLSVEDLDVTDEVITAVDSVAVTGTGSGSVPTALDNATLKGYMSVDMGNVIDNSNTEGAINWDFDSNGEAFDFLADGETLILTYQISASDGFTGGTDATQDVVVTITGSNDDPILGFVQGFETDTADVFTLSDYGAITGPVASGTNGIPAASGSSYAVVTEADADPDTGPFTRFGGYTNEFIDGQVASVDVYLDTSWIADQSFQYSVAANNQVGTHLHDFGFQVRSDGNGNIEVGASNGATQVPLTSTPANAVTVSTSGWYTLKHVFNDESGVLSVDMILINKASGESLDVATLSNPTEMIATDVGGIRYGWFTDISLDNGLAIDNLTLGAFDGEVTEVADGVANEETTTYTASGGIKFSDTDLTDVHSITATPGATGYIGIFTPLITNAATGSGQGAVGWTFTANNSEFDYLADGEQLVQTYVVTVDDNEGATASQTVTVTITGSDDDPTISLVGSDSAAEGLIETNDELAVTGTLSVED